CTAGCCGAGCCGTTTCCAGTGAAGATGCATGTGGTGATCGACGAGTTGGAGATTCCGTATGATCATGCGTACACCGTGCGTGTTGCGGTAGATGCAGACTCCTTGGAGGAGACGGACCAGGAGTGGATCGATTCTGTCAGCACAGGAAGTACAATTTGGTTTTGGCTGGCGACTGTATTCGTTATTGCAGTGGGAATCTTTGCTGCTATGCGGATGTTCCGGTCGAACCGGTCTAATAAGTAGAAGAGGAGATTACTAGAATGAAGAAGAGTTTACTGGTTTTATTCACAGCAATGTTGCTGAGCTTTACGGCAATGCCATCACTTCCAGCAACTGCTGAAGTGACTGCAACGCAAGAGGTATCTTATGAGCTTCCGTTCAACGTGTTGCAAGAAGATAAAGACGAAGTTTCTACGGCGGGCGATTTTGTGAAAAGCCCTGCGGAAGTTAAAGTGGAAGATGGCAAGGCGTTCGTTTACATGACGCTCTTGGAAAGCCAGTATTGGCAGTCATTGAAAATTCAAGATGGCGACAAATTTGTCGACGCTCAAGTTGTGAGTGAAAACGCTGAAAAAAGGACACGTCTTGTGAAGTTTGAATTAAAAGATGTTGCAGAAATAATGAATGCAAAAGCTCATATTATCGTTACAGGCATTCCTGGACTAGGTGAATATGATCAAACACACCAAATTCGTTTCCAATTTGATGGAAGCAAAGCCCCGGCGGTAGAAGAGAAACCAACAGCGCCGATAACTCCTGAAGCACCAAAGGCAATTAAAGACGGCGAATACGCAATCGGCATCAAAGTGTTGCATGCGACAGAGGAAAAGGAATCCCCTGGCATGGCGCGCTTTATCGAAACGCCAGCAGCTTTGTCCGTGAAAGACGGCAAGCAAGTCGTGAGACTCACATTGACGAACAACGAGCAAATCACTGAGTTCCAAGTTGAGCAAGACGGTAAATTGGTTGATGCGACAGTTGTACGTGTAGATGAAGAAGCAAACCACCGCGTTGTTTCATTC
The sequence above is drawn from the Sporosarcina luteola genome and encodes:
- a CDS encoding NEAT domain-containing protein, whose amino-acid sequence is MKKSLLVLFTAMLLSFTAMPSLPATAEVTATQEVSYELPFNVLQEDKDEVSTAGDFVKSPAEVKVEDGKAFVYMTLLESQYWQSLKIQDGDKFVDAQVVSENAEKRTRLVKFELKDVAEIMNAKAHIIVTGIPGLGEYDQTHQIRFQFDGSKAPAVEEKPTAPITPEAPKAIKDGEYAIGIKVLHATEEKESPGMARFIETPAALSVKDGKQVVRLTLTNNEQITEFQVEQDGKLVDATVVRVDEEANHRVVSFEVADLSKIMNAKVTVFVAAMNHTGNHTIRLAFDQDSIKPLAEEVKVLFKDIANSFAKPYIEALAAKQIVKGKTSETFAPNDKMTRAEFALLISRALNLEKQEYKGTFSDLTKEMEVFVYEVEAANRAGIILGDAGKFKPNATITRQEMVAMIVRSIEYKDATLLKDVETTVVFADAANISIYAKDAVQLAVGLGIIDGDVVKGQRVFAPKANATRAHAAKMVYNMLETIK